The following coding sequences lie in one Corynebacterium anserum genomic window:
- a CDS encoding SDR family oxidoreductase, producing the protein MELLVTGAHGQVGRAMSCLVPTLRGLSRSDMDLAGNCDLSPFFPTPPSQPTVVVNLAAFTNVDGAQSPDVREEVYAVNGRAPGLLAQQCTRLGIPMIHVSTDYVFSGRRKRGETNHPTDPTEPINEYGRSKLQGEKAVLEAGGIVVRTSWVYTGPANTGRDFVRTMADLADRGVNPSVVDDQWGRPTYAPHLAAALCEVAAVLAGEHEHLVPADLPRVLHCAGSGDPITWCDLAQATFAATGHEPQRVTPITSAEYPVPAPRPVNSALSLEEWVDAGLQPLPAWQDGLIHAVE; encoded by the coding sequence ATGGAACTTCTTGTCACCGGCGCTCATGGTCAGGTGGGGCGTGCAATGTCCTGCCTGGTTCCAACCCTGCGCGGCCTCTCCCGCTCTGATATGGATCTCGCTGGCAACTGCGATTTGTCGCCCTTTTTCCCAACGCCACCATCCCAGCCCACCGTCGTAGTGAACCTGGCAGCGTTTACCAACGTGGACGGCGCACAGAGCCCCGATGTGCGCGAGGAAGTGTACGCGGTCAATGGCCGCGCGCCAGGGTTGCTTGCGCAGCAGTGCACGCGTTTAGGTATTCCGATGATCCATGTATCCACTGACTATGTGTTCAGTGGGCGTCGGAAAAGAGGGGAGACCAACCACCCAACGGATCCGACCGAGCCGATCAATGAGTACGGGCGTTCCAAGTTGCAGGGAGAAAAGGCTGTGTTGGAAGCGGGCGGCATAGTCGTGCGGACTAGCTGGGTGTACACAGGTCCAGCTAATACAGGGCGAGACTTTGTGCGCACCATGGCGGATCTCGCAGATCGGGGTGTGAACCCTTCCGTAGTGGATGACCAGTGGGGGCGTCCAACGTACGCCCCGCACTTGGCAGCAGCCCTATGCGAGGTGGCGGCAGTGTTAGCGGGTGAGCACGAACACCTTGTACCAGCAGATCTGCCGAGAGTTCTGCACTGTGCCGGTAGTGGAGATCCCATCACGTGGTGTGACTTGGCTCAGGCCACTTTTGCGGCGACAGGTCACGAGCCGCAGAGGGTCACCCCCATCACCAGTGCCGAGTATCCAGTGCCTGCGCCTCGCCCTGTGAACTCCGCCTTGTCCCTTGAGGAGTGGGTGGACGCTGGTCTTCAGCCTCTTCCCGCGTGGCAGGACGGATTGATTCACGCTGTGGAGTAG
- the manA gene encoding mannose-6-phosphate isomerase, class I, with amino-acid sequence MQLIEGNVRSYAWGSRTKLADLTGRPSPTEHPEAEIWFGAHPAAPSTVVSEDVTLDQFIAADPVAQLGEGHETLPFLLKLLAADKALSLQAHPTKQQAEEGFAAENKQGVPLGAFQRNYKDDNHKPELVVALTDFEALAGFRPVKRTRELLKALDLPELAAHISLLGSGNDESDLRSIFTTWVSLPPDFVRPLIDAVVARCSELLDVSPTKSTASALEEWMVPSLKTVITLSEQYPGDTGILCSLLLNRVTLKPGQALYLDAGQLHAYLGGLAVEIMANSDNVLRSGLTTKHIDVPELMRVLTCQPLDDPCLNVDEHGVYVTPAPEFRLSRVVPSQKSRVEGPAIILSVGDGVSVYSEEAESPLGLAPGRAVWVAASSDPVTVSVAEPEGKGRGEAQQSDSSGSHGREFHEGKEQPPQAAAFIATVGG; translated from the coding sequence GTGCAGTTGATCGAGGGCAACGTCCGCTCGTATGCGTGGGGATCGCGCACGAAACTGGCTGATCTCACCGGCCGACCGTCACCGACGGAACACCCCGAGGCAGAGATATGGTTCGGTGCCCATCCGGCGGCTCCATCAACCGTCGTTTCCGAAGACGTCACATTGGACCAGTTCATCGCCGCAGATCCCGTCGCTCAGCTGGGCGAAGGTCATGAGACGCTTCCTTTTTTGTTGAAGCTTCTTGCAGCGGACAAAGCATTAAGCCTGCAGGCTCACCCGACTAAGCAGCAGGCGGAGGAGGGTTTTGCCGCGGAGAATAAGCAAGGCGTGCCTCTGGGGGCGTTTCAGCGTAACTACAAGGATGACAATCACAAGCCGGAGCTGGTGGTTGCCCTCACCGACTTTGAGGCCTTGGCTGGTTTTCGGCCGGTAAAGCGCACTCGAGAATTGTTGAAGGCACTGGACTTACCTGAACTTGCTGCACATATTTCCTTACTCGGCTCTGGCAATGATGAGTCCGATTTGCGTAGCATTTTCACCACCTGGGTCAGCCTGCCGCCGGACTTCGTGCGTCCGCTTATCGATGCGGTGGTAGCGCGGTGTTCCGAATTGCTCGACGTCTCACCGACCAAAAGCACTGCATCCGCTCTGGAGGAATGGATGGTTCCTTCACTGAAGACCGTCATCACGTTGTCGGAGCAGTATCCGGGTGATACGGGCATATTGTGCTCTTTATTGCTTAACCGCGTCACGCTGAAACCCGGTCAGGCACTGTATCTGGATGCGGGTCAGTTGCATGCCTACCTTGGCGGATTGGCTGTGGAGATCATGGCGAATTCGGATAACGTGCTGCGCAGTGGGTTGACCACCAAGCACATCGATGTGCCTGAGCTGATGAGGGTTCTTACCTGCCAGCCGTTAGATGATCCGTGCCTGAACGTTGACGAGCATGGGGTATATGTCACTCCAGCTCCAGAATTCCGCCTGAGCCGTGTGGTGCCTAGTCAGAAATCACGGGTGGAGGGTCCGGCTATTATTCTGTCCGTCGGTGACGGTGTTTCAGTCTATTCGGAGGAGGCGGAATCTCCACTGGGATTGGCGCCGGGGCGGGCAGTGTGGGTAGCGGCTAGCTCTGATCCAGTCACGGTGAGTGTTGCAGAGCCCGAGGGTAAAGGCAGGGGGGAAGCTCAGCAGAGCGATTCTTCCGGCTCACATGGTCGGGAGTTCCACGAGGGTAAGGAACAACCCCCGCAGGCCGCTGCGTTCATTGCCACGGTTGGGGGCTGA
- a CDS encoding DUF4259 domain-containing protein: MSNWDEYIFHDVDNVEFLDDLVDRDPADLFQAIEDAITFALRHAQPGDVEYLNGLCAASVAAIWCGAPFSSATVADEHPFVREYIGHCDETLQEQASLLLDKEIDRRGDSAPEGLETFAEALS; the protein is encoded by the coding sequence ATGAGTAACTGGGATGAGTACATCTTTCATGACGTGGATAATGTGGAATTCCTCGATGATCTAGTGGACCGTGACCCTGCTGACCTCTTCCAGGCAATTGAAGACGCTATCACCTTCGCGCTTCGACACGCTCAGCCTGGAGACGTCGAATACCTCAATGGTCTGTGCGCTGCGAGCGTGGCGGCCATCTGGTGCGGAGCTCCGTTTAGCTCAGCCACTGTCGCGGATGAACATCCATTCGTGCGTGAGTACATCGGACACTGTGATGAGACGCTCCAGGAGCAGGCTAGCCTCCTCCTGGACAAGGAAATTGATCGCCGAGGTGACTCGGCCCCTGAAGGGCTGGAAACTTTCGCAGAAGCGCTGAGCTGA
- a CDS encoding dTMP kinase, with protein sequence MIISFEGVDGAGKNTLVTAVEKELLAREVAVARLAFPRYEHSTPAHLAQEALYQRMGDLTDSIYGMATLFALDRHDVADELAELDGDGYVVLLDRYTASNAAYSVARQTVRDGTKTGSDSLAEHPIVDWVASLEFGHLGVPVPDLQILVDVEASMAGERAQLREAEDASRTLDAYETDQALQRRTVEAYRDLAVAHWRSPWKIVDASDNETQARAEEIADIITRALDVD encoded by the coding sequence ATGATCATCTCTTTTGAAGGCGTCGATGGCGCTGGTAAGAACACCTTGGTGACGGCCGTAGAAAAAGAACTTCTCGCCCGAGAAGTGGCGGTTGCGCGCCTAGCATTTCCCCGTTACGAGCATTCCACACCGGCGCACCTTGCCCAGGAGGCGCTATATCAACGCATGGGAGACCTCACCGATTCGATTTACGGAATGGCTACGCTATTTGCGTTGGATCGCCATGACGTCGCCGATGAACTGGCGGAACTCGACGGAGATGGTTATGTGGTCCTGTTGGATCGCTATACAGCGTCCAACGCAGCGTATTCGGTGGCGCGTCAAACGGTGCGTGATGGTACGAAGACGGGTTCAGATTCTCTTGCAGAGCATCCGATCGTAGATTGGGTGGCGTCGTTGGAATTTGGACATTTAGGCGTGCCCGTTCCGGATCTACAGATACTCGTGGACGTGGAGGCTTCCATGGCGGGTGAGCGAGCTCAACTCCGCGAAGCGGAGGATGCCAGCCGGACACTCGACGCATACGAGACCGACCAAGCCCTCCAACGGCGCACAGTGGAGGCCTACCGCGATTTGGCTGTCGCACATTGGCGTAGCCCGTGGAAGATCGTTGATGCCTCCGACAATGAAACCCAGGCACGCGCCGAAGAAATCGCAGACATCATCACCCGGGCACTCGATGTAGACTAA
- a CDS encoding metallopeptidase family protein, whose product MGHITRVRNDRRGRGPRGVLLPDLPRHKSRSEQFDAAVLDAYEPIVDRFEEQLASLDIAVDVVPRMRLDVGYKQWPDDVVADGQVPLGRLVPAGVDSKGRPTRPRIIVFRRPVELRTHGAAALREQLHAILVRLVAVYLNVSPDIIDPQFTWES is encoded by the coding sequence ATGGGACACATCACTCGCGTACGTAATGACCGTCGTGGTCGAGGGCCGCGCGGTGTGCTCCTTCCGGATCTTCCGCGACACAAGTCGCGAAGCGAGCAATTTGATGCTGCCGTGCTTGACGCCTATGAACCGATCGTCGACCGTTTTGAAGAACAGTTGGCGTCGCTCGATATCGCGGTAGATGTGGTACCACGCATGCGCCTCGACGTGGGCTATAAGCAGTGGCCCGACGATGTCGTTGCGGATGGTCAGGTTCCCCTTGGGCGACTCGTGCCTGCCGGGGTGGACTCCAAAGGCCGCCCCACTCGGCCACGCATCATCGTTTTTCGCCGCCCTGTTGAGTTACGCACTCACGGTGCTGCAGCACTGCGCGAGCAATTACATGCCATTCTGGTACGTCTGGTTGCGGTGTACCTCAATGTGTCGCCGGACATCATCGATCCACAATTCACGTGGGAGAGCTAG
- a CDS encoding glycosyltransferase family 2 protein, translated as MAPIAIITVTYSPGQHLWDFVNSIPAATQRGGHVVIVDNGSRDGVPEAVCRADHPMPVELIHSGGNVGYGAGMNIGWKALRDKRQSGEIDTDYLMIVNPDVVFNQGAIDRMIEAMERHPRAGAVGPLIREIDGSVYPSARAVPQLGSGIGHALLGPVWKNNPWTKRYLDDTDMSNERRAGWLSGSCLLLRWDAFESVNGFDERYFMYMEDVDLGDRMGKAGWLNIFTPAAEIAHAQGHSASKHPQITLKAHHDSAYRFQADRLVGWKYAPVRAVLKAGLSTRCIIAVTLAQRALKKEQRQKEQEEKKSHGV; from the coding sequence ATGGCACCCATCGCGATCATCACTGTCACTTATTCCCCAGGACAGCACTTGTGGGATTTCGTGAACTCTATCCCTGCCGCAACTCAGCGGGGAGGGCACGTGGTGATCGTCGACAATGGTTCTCGCGATGGGGTCCCTGAGGCCGTCTGCCGCGCTGATCATCCGATGCCGGTGGAGCTCATTCACTCTGGCGGCAACGTGGGATACGGAGCGGGGATGAATATCGGATGGAAAGCTCTACGCGATAAACGTCAGTCTGGTGAGATTGATACCGACTACCTGATGATCGTGAACCCCGACGTTGTGTTCAACCAGGGTGCGATCGACCGGATGATCGAAGCGATGGAGCGTCATCCGCGCGCGGGTGCCGTCGGACCGCTGATACGTGAGATTGACGGCTCCGTGTACCCCTCAGCCCGTGCAGTTCCGCAGCTAGGATCCGGAATTGGTCATGCACTGTTGGGGCCGGTATGGAAAAATAACCCGTGGACTAAGCGTTACCTTGATGATACGGATATGAGCAACGAACGCCGGGCTGGATGGCTGTCTGGCTCCTGCCTGCTGTTGCGTTGGGACGCATTCGAGTCTGTCAATGGTTTCGACGAGCGGTATTTCATGTACATGGAAGACGTGGATCTTGGTGACCGCATGGGCAAAGCTGGATGGCTGAATATTTTCACTCCCGCGGCGGAAATCGCCCATGCCCAGGGCCACTCGGCCAGTAAGCATCCGCAAATAACCCTTAAGGCGCATCACGATAGCGCGTATCGCTTTCAAGCCGATCGTCTAGTGGGCTGGAAATATGCTCCCGTACGAGCAGTGTTGAAAGCCGGTCTCAGCACACGGTGCATTATTGCTGTGACATTGGCACAGCGCGCCCTGAAAAAGGAACAACGGCAAAAGGAGCAAGAGGAAAAGAAAAGCCACGGCGTCTAG
- a CDS encoding WhiB family transcriptional regulator, with protein MDKSVDTAFSGQFADGSAAVDREVHVDGDARQRNLFDLTEDFDLLFDAVEQDWQEQALCAQTDPEAFFPEKGGSTREAKRICQACGVRDECLEYALANDERFGIWGGLSERERRKLKKRLG; from the coding sequence GTGGACAAGTCAGTAGATACGGCCTTTAGTGGCCAATTCGCTGACGGTTCTGCTGCAGTGGATAGGGAGGTCCACGTGGACGGTGACGCGCGCCAGCGTAACCTCTTTGATCTCACTGAAGATTTCGACCTGCTGTTTGATGCGGTTGAACAGGACTGGCAGGAGCAGGCGCTCTGTGCACAGACTGACCCTGAGGCATTCTTCCCAGAAAAGGGCGGTTCCACCCGTGAAGCTAAGCGTATCTGCCAAGCCTGCGGTGTGCGCGATGAATGTCTAGAGTATGCGCTCGCTAATGACGAGCGTTTCGGTATCTGGGGTGGCCTATCGGAGCGCGAACGGCGCAAACTGAAAAAGCGCCTAGGTTAG
- the mtrA gene encoding MtrAB system response regulator MtrA, with protein MAATIMVVDDDPAISEMLTLVLQGEGFNTEVVGDGLEAVHRQREVHPDLILLDLMLPGMNGIDVCKAIREESAVPIVMLTARTDTVDVVLGLESGADDYIHKPFKPKELVARVRARLRRSPDERPEMLEVADLRIDVPGHQVMRGGHEISLTPIEFELLVALASRPRQVFSREELLEQVWGYRKSSDTRLVNVHIQRLRSKIEHDPDDPHIIQTVRGIGYKTGE; from the coding sequence ATGGCAGCGACAATTATGGTTGTTGACGACGATCCTGCAATCTCTGAAATGCTCACCCTTGTTCTGCAGGGCGAAGGCTTCAATACGGAAGTTGTGGGTGATGGTCTTGAGGCCGTCCACCGGCAGCGTGAAGTTCACCCGGACCTGATCCTGCTAGATCTCATGCTTCCGGGTATGAACGGCATTGATGTATGTAAGGCAATCCGGGAAGAGTCTGCCGTCCCTATTGTCATGCTCACCGCACGTACCGATACTGTCGATGTGGTATTGGGGTTGGAATCCGGTGCAGATGACTACATCCATAAACCATTCAAGCCAAAAGAGCTGGTGGCTCGCGTGCGTGCGCGTTTGCGTCGCTCACCGGATGAACGTCCGGAGATGCTCGAGGTGGCTGACTTGAGGATTGACGTTCCAGGGCACCAGGTTATGCGGGGTGGCCATGAAATTTCGCTCACGCCTATTGAATTTGAATTGCTGGTGGCTCTGGCATCTCGTCCGCGCCAAGTGTTCTCTCGTGAGGAACTCCTTGAGCAGGTATGGGGCTACCGAAAGTCATCGGACACTCGCTTAGTGAATGTTCACATTCAGCGCTTGCGTTCGAAGATTGAACACGACCCGGACGATCCACATATCAT
- the ahcY gene encoding adenosylhomocysteinase, translating into MNVDRIGDLEFKVADLSLAESGRHQIRLAEHEMPGLMELRREYADEQPLAGARVAGSIHMTVQTAVLIETLTALGAEVRWASCNIFSTQDEAAAAIVVGQGTPEKPEGVPVFAWKGESLDEYWWCLQQIFSWGDGIDANMILDDGGDATMAVIKGTEYEKAGLVPEPTAEDSDEHRAFLGMLARTFAQDEGMWTRAATNVKGVTEETTTGVHRLYHFAEQGVLPFPAMNVNDAVTKSKFDNRYGTRHSLLDGINRATDMLIGGKNVLVCGYGDVGKGCAEALAGQGARVKVTEVDPINGLQALMDGFPVVTVDDAIHEADIVITATGNLGIISFEQMQKMKDHAVLGNIGHFDNEIDMASLLHREDVTRVNIKPQVDEFTFPNAAGDPISIIVLSEGRLLNLGNATGHPSFVMSNSFADQTIAQIELFTKGDQYDNEVYRLPKKLDEKVARIHLEALGGKLTKLTKEQAEYIGVDVEGPYKPEHYRY; encoded by the coding sequence ATGAACGTCGATCGCATCGGGGATCTGGAATTTAAGGTCGCTGACCTCTCTTTGGCGGAGTCTGGCCGGCATCAGATTCGCCTGGCAGAGCACGAAATGCCAGGTTTGATGGAGTTACGCCGTGAATACGCCGATGAGCAGCCGCTGGCAGGAGCTCGTGTTGCTGGTTCCATTCACATGACTGTGCAGACTGCAGTGCTGATCGAAACGCTGACTGCCTTGGGTGCTGAGGTGCGATGGGCCTCCTGCAACATCTTTTCCACACAGGATGAGGCAGCCGCAGCTATCGTCGTGGGGCAGGGAACTCCTGAAAAACCTGAGGGCGTACCCGTTTTCGCATGGAAGGGGGAGTCTCTGGATGAGTACTGGTGGTGCCTTCAGCAGATCTTCTCTTGGGGAGATGGCATTGATGCGAACATGATTCTCGACGATGGCGGCGATGCCACAATGGCCGTCATTAAAGGCACTGAATACGAAAAGGCTGGCCTGGTGCCAGAACCAACGGCAGAAGACTCCGACGAACATCGAGCATTCCTGGGGATGCTGGCTCGCACATTCGCTCAGGATGAGGGCATGTGGACTCGCGCAGCTACGAACGTCAAGGGGGTCACGGAGGAGACCACCACCGGCGTGCACCGTCTCTATCACTTTGCTGAACAAGGAGTTCTTCCTTTCCCAGCGATGAATGTGAACGATGCCGTCACGAAATCCAAGTTCGATAACCGCTACGGGACGCGCCATTCGCTTTTGGACGGGATCAACCGTGCTACGGACATGCTGATCGGGGGTAAGAACGTCCTCGTCTGTGGTTATGGCGACGTGGGCAAGGGCTGCGCAGAAGCTTTGGCTGGACAAGGCGCGCGCGTGAAGGTGACCGAGGTGGACCCCATCAATGGCCTGCAAGCTTTGATGGACGGATTCCCCGTGGTCACCGTTGACGATGCAATTCATGAGGCGGACATCGTTATTACCGCCACAGGTAACCTGGGGATTATTTCCTTTGAACAGATGCAGAAGATGAAGGATCATGCGGTTCTAGGAAATATCGGCCACTTCGATAATGAGATTGATATGGCATCGTTGCTTCACCGCGAGGATGTCACACGAGTGAACATCAAGCCACAGGTTGACGAGTTCACCTTCCCTAACGCCGCTGGTGACCCCATTTCCATCATTGTGCTCTCTGAGGGTCGTTTGCTGAATTTGGGTAATGCGACGGGGCATCCTTCTTTCGTGATGTCCAATTCCTTTGCAGACCAGACGATCGCGCAGATTGAACTTTTCACCAAGGGTGATCAGTATGACAATGAGGTCTACCGCCTTCCTAAGAAGCTGGATGAAAAGGTTGCTCGCATCCACCTGGAAGCTTTGGGCGGAAAGCTGACCAAGCTTACTAAAGAACAGGCCGAGTACATCGGTGTAGATGTGGAAGGCCCTTACAAACCCGAGCACTACCGCTACTAG
- a CDS encoding DUF3499 domain-containing protein, translated as MTVSRQCSRPGCRRPAVATLEFNYAEQVAIIGPLQVSGNPHRWDLCEEHARRTTVPYGWTLQTADVQPGGFVAEDDTDEEDLMALVEAVQEATNHVEEEAPAPAPRVIRREEIPLPTGHHPARRNLPRLAPRRHLRAVHRGDG; from the coding sequence GTGACTGTGAGCCGACAATGTTCTCGCCCTGGATGCCGTAGGCCAGCCGTGGCGACCCTCGAGTTCAACTATGCAGAACAGGTGGCCATCATCGGCCCTCTGCAGGTTTCCGGTAACCCTCATCGCTGGGATTTATGCGAGGAGCATGCGCGGCGGACCACCGTTCCTTATGGATGGACACTGCAGACGGCAGACGTTCAACCCGGTGGCTTTGTCGCCGAGGATGATACAGATGAAGAGGATCTCATGGCTCTTGTCGAGGCGGTACAAGAGGCCACCAATCATGTGGAAGAGGAAGCTCCTGCTCCCGCTCCGCGGGTGATCCGCCGCGAGGAGATTCCTTTGCCCACCGGTCACCATCCTGCGCGGCGTAATCTTCCGCGTCTGGCTCCGCGCCGACACCTACGCGCTGTGCACCGAGGTGATGGTTAG
- a CDS encoding sugar phosphate nucleotidyltransferase, whose protein sequence is MSDNLAANTDAVILVGGKGTRLRPLTNTIPKPMLPTAGYPFLRHLLARIKAAGMNHVVLGTSFRAEVFEEYFGDGSDFGLEIEYVVENEPLGTGGGIRNVLSRLRYDRAMIFNGDVLGGTDLNAVLDSHVKRKADVTLHLLRVADPRAFGCVPTDDDGRVSAFLEKTEDPPTDQINAGTYVFNRDIIEAIPQGRVISVEREVFPELLERNLRVFGHVDQAYWRDMGTPDDFVRGSSDLVRGIAPSPLLEGHTGEAFVDDSAVVGGGALLLGGTVVGRGAEIGAGARLDTSVIFDGVQIEAGATVERCVVGAGARIGARAVLTDCIIGEGAVIGARCELRHGARVWPGVQIPDGGLRFSSDV, encoded by the coding sequence ATGTCTGACAATCTTGCAGCCAATACTGACGCGGTCATTTTGGTCGGAGGCAAAGGCACACGTCTACGCCCGCTGACCAACACCATCCCCAAGCCGATGCTTCCCACTGCCGGCTACCCATTCCTACGTCACTTGCTCGCTCGCATTAAAGCCGCAGGAATGAACCACGTGGTACTCGGGACCTCCTTTCGCGCAGAGGTGTTTGAGGAATACTTCGGCGACGGTTCCGATTTTGGCCTAGAGATTGAATACGTGGTTGAAAATGAGCCGTTGGGCACTGGCGGAGGTATCCGTAACGTTCTCAGTCGTCTGCGTTACGACCGCGCGATGATCTTCAACGGTGATGTGTTGGGTGGGACCGACCTCAATGCTGTGTTGGACAGCCACGTCAAACGTAAAGCCGATGTGACTCTTCACCTGTTGAGAGTGGCTGACCCCCGCGCCTTCGGTTGCGTTCCCACAGACGATGATGGGCGAGTGAGTGCCTTCTTGGAAAAGACGGAAGATCCACCGACAGACCAGATTAATGCGGGAACCTACGTATTCAATCGTGACATTATTGAGGCAATCCCACAGGGACGGGTCATTTCCGTTGAGCGCGAGGTGTTCCCAGAGCTTCTGGAACGTAATTTGCGTGTGTTTGGCCATGTGGATCAAGCATATTGGCGCGACATGGGGACCCCGGATGACTTTGTGCGAGGATCCTCTGATTTGGTTCGCGGCATTGCTCCCTCGCCATTGTTGGAAGGCCACACGGGCGAAGCCTTCGTGGATGATTCTGCGGTAGTCGGTGGCGGTGCCTTGCTTCTGGGCGGCACGGTGGTGGGACGCGGTGCAGAGATTGGTGCGGGAGCTCGTTTGGACACCTCAGTCATTTTTGATGGGGTGCAGATTGAGGCAGGTGCCACCGTGGAGCGCTGTGTGGTTGGTGCTGGTGCTCGCATCGGCGCCCGTGCCGTTCTTACCGACTGCATCATTGGAGAAGGCGCGGTGATTGGTGCGCGTTGCGAATTGCGTCATGGTGCGCGTGTGTGGCCAGGTGTGCAGATTCCCGATGGCGGGTTGCGTTTTTCCTCTGATGTTTAG
- a CDS encoding phosphomannomutase/phosphoglucomutase: MTARTREALADIIKAYDVRGVVGSADNEVDADFVRDTGAAFARLMRNEEASTVVVGHDMRESSPVLSQAFVEGVNSQGLDTIYLGLTSTDELYYASGVKDCPGAMFTASHNPAKYNGIKLCRAGARPVGQETGLKTITDELINGVPAFDGAPGTNTEENVLDGYAQYLLDLVPMNIRPLKVAVDAGNGMGGFTVPAVFKNLPVEVCDLYFELDGSFPNHEANPLDPKNLVDLQRYTVETGADLGIAFDGDADRCFIVDEKGQPVSPSTICAMIAERYLEANPGCTIIHNLITSKSVPELVKEKGGTPVRTRVGHSFIKAQMAESNAIFGGEHSAHYYFADFFNADSGMLAALHVLSTLGSQDKPLSELQSAYSRYVASGEINSEVADQKERTEAVVTAFADRTAAVDRLDGVTIDLLDGSWLNVRASNTEPLLRLNVEAKTDDEVQAIVDEALAVIRA, translated from the coding sequence ATGACCGCACGTACCCGTGAGGCACTGGCCGACATCATCAAGGCCTACGACGTCCGTGGAGTAGTCGGCTCTGCTGACAATGAGGTGGACGCAGATTTCGTCCGTGACACAGGAGCTGCCTTCGCGCGGCTCATGCGGAACGAGGAAGCGAGCACAGTCGTCGTGGGACACGATATGCGAGAGAGCTCTCCGGTGCTGTCCCAAGCGTTCGTCGAAGGTGTGAATTCGCAGGGACTGGACACCATTTATCTCGGACTGACTTCTACAGATGAGCTCTACTATGCTTCAGGTGTCAAAGACTGCCCAGGTGCTATGTTCACGGCTTCTCACAACCCAGCGAAGTATAACGGCATCAAACTATGCCGTGCGGGTGCACGTCCCGTCGGCCAGGAAACCGGGCTGAAAACCATCACGGATGAACTGATTAACGGCGTTCCCGCTTTTGATGGCGCACCGGGTACCAACACTGAAGAAAATGTTCTGGACGGATATGCCCAGTACCTCCTTGACCTGGTACCTATGAATATCCGTCCACTGAAAGTGGCTGTGGATGCTGGCAACGGTATGGGTGGGTTTACAGTTCCTGCCGTTTTCAAGAATCTGCCGGTGGAAGTCTGTGACCTGTACTTTGAGCTAGATGGCAGCTTCCCCAATCACGAGGCCAACCCCCTTGACCCCAAGAATTTGGTCGACTTGCAGCGCTACACCGTGGAAACCGGAGCTGACTTGGGCATAGCTTTTGACGGAGATGCAGACCGCTGCTTCATTGTCGATGAGAAAGGCCAGCCCGTTTCGCCGTCCACCATCTGCGCGATGATCGCCGAGCGCTACCTGGAAGCCAACCCAGGTTGCACGATCATCCATAACTTGATCACTTCCAAGAGTGTTCCAGAGCTGGTGAAAGAAAAAGGCGGCACTCCGGTACGTACACGCGTCGGGCATTCCTTCATCAAGGCTCAAATGGCAGAAAGCAATGCGATCTTTGGAGGAGAACATTCTGCCCACTATTACTTCGCGGACTTCTTTAACGCGGATTCCGGCATGCTTGCTGCGTTACACGTGCTCTCGACCCTTGGAAGTCAGGATAAGCCATTATCTGAATTGCAGTCTGCCTACAGCCGATACGTGGCGTCGGGGGAGATTAACAGTGAAGTAGCCGATCAGAAGGAGCGCACCGAGGCGGTTGTAACGGCATTCGCTGATCGTACAGCGGCGGTCGATCGCCTCGATGGCGTAACCATTGACCTGTTGGACGGCTCGTGGTTGAATGTTCGAGCTTCTAATACTGAGCCACTGCTACGCCTTAATGTCGAAGCGAAGACTGACGACGAAGTTCAGGCGATCGTAGACGAGGCACTAGCGGTGATTCGCGCGTAA